One Vitis vinifera cultivar Pinot Noir 40024 chromosome 8, ASM3070453v1 genomic window carries:
- the LOC104880173 gene encoding L-type lectin-domain containing receptor kinase IX.1-like, whose amino-acid sequence MGILRRLRNVKVSECDCNPGAGNELSEAAPAYAKNSSLFSDLGRSYFKTEFGGLFYTIDVISSNYTNEEIGMYNQPEFSSISISSIMYASRDVGSHHVNADKLAAAAKNFPSSTMLGQGGTGRVYKGFLTDSGRIERIWASYEHAKEDFMAELKIMSQLECRNVVSLIGWCIDQGELLLVYDYMFNGSLDKYLFGNNRMHLSWNLFGNNRMHLSWNLRYNVVLSLASALLYLHEDSGQCIPHRDVKSANVMLDFNFNAKLGDFGAAQFLDQLSNN is encoded by the exons ATGGGTATATTAAGGAGGTTAAGAAATGTCAAGGTGTCGGAGTGTGATTG CAATCCAGGGGCTGGCAATGAACTCAGTGAAGCTGCTCCTGCCTATGCTAAGAACTCTTCCCTCTTCTCTGATCTAGGCAGATCCTACTTCAAGACTGAATTCGGTGGGCTGTTTTACACAATAGATGTAATTTCTTCCAACTACACAAATGAAGAGATAGGCATGTACAACCAACCAGAGTTCAGTAGCATCTCTATCAGTTCAATCATGTATGCCAGTAGGGATGTGGGTTCTCACCATGTCAATGCAGATA AATTAGCTGCAGCTGCCAAAAATTTTCCTAGTTCAACAATGCTGGGCCAAGGAGGTACTGGACGTGTCTATAAAGGGTTCTTAACTGATTCAGGTCGCATAGAGCGAATTTGGGCAAGCTATGAACATGCTAAAGAAGATTTCATGGCGGAATTGAAGATCATGAGCCAGTTGGAATGCAGGAATGTGGTATCATTGATCGGTTGGTGCATTGATCAAGGGGAACTCCTACTTGTCTATGATTACATGTTTAATGGTAGCCTAGACAAGTATCTCTTTGGGAACAACAGAATGCACCTCTCGTGGAACCTCTTTGGGAACAACAGAATGCACCTCTCGTGGAACCTCAGATACAATGTGGTTCTCAGCTTGGCTTCTGCATTGCTTTATCTTCATGAAGATTCTGGGCAATGCATACCCCACCGGGATGTCAAGTCAGCTAATGTGATGTTGGACTTCAATTTCAATGCTAAACTTGGTGATTTTGGGGCAGCTCAGTTTCTAGATCAGCTCTCAAACAATTAA